One segment of Setaria viridis chromosome 4, Setaria_viridis_v4.0, whole genome shotgun sequence DNA contains the following:
- the LOC117851273 gene encoding leucine-rich repeat receptor-like serine/threonine/tyrosine-protein kinase SOBIR1 — translation MAPAASTPVKSVLVLVLVSLATLLLVLVSAVEGYNGRHAAAHSAVARRSRLGITRHVHHRRTATPHRYVLAEKSNRTDGGAKNRSAPATSNATSQTPAPPAAPSKHHRSHKHRVRNWIIGFVVGSLAGVISGLVLSVLFRLTLNCIRGRYRSRSGVTIFTPKLIRRAEHLAFLEKEDGLASLAVIGRGGCGEVYKAQLPVEREGVEPRFIAIKKIKKQNSDTPNNLSDEESRQLDKWSRQIQSEIRTVGHIRHRNLLPLAAHVPRPDCHYLVYEYMKNGSLHHALKADAAGDGSSSGAVGLSWPARLRVAVGVAEGLEYLHVSHRPQIIHRDLKPANILLDDDLEPRIADFGLAKAMPEQHTHVTASNLAGTWGYIAPEYHQTLKFTAKCDVYSFGVILAVLATGKEPSDDYFKEVDEVGIVRWLRRVVQSGNHAEAIDPAIAGAGYDEQIVLVLRIAVFCTQDDPKERPSAKDVRCMLSQINN, via the coding sequence ATGGCTCCAGCGGCGAGCACGCCGGTCAAGtccgtcctcgtcctcgtcctcgtttCCCTCGCCACgctgctcctcgtcctcgtctccGCCGTGGAGGGATACAACGGCCGCCATGCCGCCGCGCACTCGGCCGTGGCGCGGCGCTCCCGCCTGGGGATAACCCGGCACGTGCACCACCGCCGGACCGCGACGCCGCACAGGTACGTCCTCGCGGAGAAGAGCAACAGGACCGATGGCGGCGCCAAGAACCGCAGCGCGCCGGCGACGTCCAACGCCACGTCGcagacgccggcgccgccggccgcgccgagcAAGCACCACCGCAGCCACAAGCACCGTGTCCGCAACTGGATCATCGGCTTCGTCGTTGGCTCCCTCGCCGGCGTCATCTCCGGCCTGGTGCTGTCCGTGCTGTTCCGTCTCACGCTCAACTGCATCCGCGGGCGGTACCGGTCGCGGTCCGGCGTAACGATCTTCACCCCGAAGCTGATCCGGCGCGCCGAGCACCTGGCGTTCCTGGAGAAGGAGGACGGGCTGGCGTCGCTGGCGGTgatcggccgcggcggctgcggagAGGTCTACAAGGCGCAGCTCCCCGTGGAGCGCGAGGGGGTGGAGCCCCGGTTCATTGCCATCAAGAAGATCAAGAAGCAGAACAGCGACACCCCCAACAACCTGAGCGACGAGGAGAGCCGGCAGCTGGACAAGTGGTCCCGGCAGATCCAGTCGGAGATCCGCACCGTCGGCCACATCCGACACCGCAACCTGCTCCCGCTGGCGGCGCACGTCCCCCGCCCCGATTGCCACTACCTCGTCTACGAGTACATGAAGAACGGCAGCCTGCACCACGCGCtcaaggccgacgccgccggagacggcagcagcagcggcgccgttGGGCTCTCGTGGCCGGCGCGGCTCCGCGTGGCGGTGGGCGTTGCCGAGGGTCTCGAGTACCTCCACGTCTCGCACCGGCCGCAGATCATCCACCGGGACCTGAAGCCGGCGaacatcctcctcgacgacgACCTGGAGCCCCGGATCGCGGACTTCGGGCTCGCCAAGGCGATGCCCGAACAGCACACGCACGTGACGGCGTCGAACCTCGCCGGGACGTGGGGTTACATCGCGCCGGAGTACCACCAGACGCTCAAGTTCACGGCCAAgtgcgacgtgtacagcttcggggtGATCCTGGCTGTGCTGGCGACGGGGAAGGAGCCGTCGGACGACTACTTCAAGGAGGTGGACGAGGTGGGGATCGTCAGGTGGCTCCGCCGCGTGGTGCAGTCGGGGAACCACGCCGAGGCCATCGAcccggccatcgccggcgctGGGTACGACGAGCAGATCGTGCTCGTGCTACGCATCGCCGTCTTCTGCACCCAAGACGACCCCAAGGAGCGGCCAAGCGCCAAGGACGTTCGGTGCATGCTGTCGcagatcaacaactag